A window of Amaranthus tricolor cultivar Red isolate AtriRed21 chromosome 8, ASM2621246v1, whole genome shotgun sequence genomic DNA:
tattattattatttaaaagaatataaaaaagttaataatattattattgttgttattaatattattattaattattattattattattattattattattgttattaatataaatttttcaaaaagaaaaaaaaaagtgaatcgcCCAAAATTGGGTGGTTGGACTCCAGTTCAATCGCCAGttttttggcgattgaaccgaggtccaatcgcccggttctgggcgattcaatttttttctttttgaataataattattatttttaattttattattattattattattattattaattttatttatattctttttgaagaatttaaaaaagttaattattattattattgttgttattgatattattattattattattattattattattattattataaataagaaatttgtaaggagcggtaaaattgtaattttttaaaattcagaggcaaatttgtaatttcatttagaaggaggtgacgataaaatgaaaagggtggcgaagtttaagCATTgggttaaatttttaattaatcaaacttttgtttttttcactCTCTGTCCTTCGTTCTCTTTTTTTCTGTTCTATTTTTTGGAAAGCTTTAGTTTTTAGATTCAAAACAACACTAATTTTTGAACATCAATGGAGAAAAATACCATCAATGGAGAATTAAGGTTTCAGATTTCAaaggtcttttttttttattttctcttgtCTTTTCACttcacaaaattaaattttcatatttctCCTTGAATTTAATTTGGATCATTTTGATAGatgatttttatgcttttttattcAACTTTATCCCTCTTCTTGGCTATCAGTTTTCTTCTATTTGGTTTCTTAACAGTGATTTATTCTTTAACTTTtcattcttttcttttatttatttgagcttcacattaagatttaaaatttttcatcttTTCATATCCCGGGCCACGGCCCAGGTTCAGATTCGCCCTGCTACTATGTATTATCAATTAATCAGGGCCGTCTCCGAACTTTTTAGGCCCTGAACGAAGTTAAAATGACAAGATAACctaataaatatatttcaattaataacgatgaaaaagtagaaaaaatttcaaatgatacCCATTAGGCTACTAACTAATAAcccataattaataattaaggtAATGATTAATTGTCATTAAAAAtgggaaaaaaatttaaaaaaaattttaatcaaataattcgaatatattaaaaaatttaaacccTCAAAAGAAGAAGGTTTAGAGCGTCACTCATGCTGCTCATATTTTGAGCGGGAGTTGcaattaatacaataataatatttctaataatatgAAAGTAGAATAATTAAGTATGGTATGTACCTCAATTGAAGACAATTTGTTAGAGTAGAATTGATGTTGGGTATTGTCACCAAACTTATCACTAAACTTAGAACAAACTTGACTCTTATAAATACAAGTTTTAAGTTGATTCCAATGCTTAGTGTTATCAACCCTTTTTTTAAGCCAAGAAGAGTAATCCTCCAACCTATACTCTTTATAACCTCTTCTAGCCAAAGGCTCACCACCTCCTTTCGCGCTTACAACAAGCGCGAAAATGGAGTAGCCTAAGAGGGTTGTTAGAAGGAGGAACATTATGTAGCCGTGGCAGCAAAGTTGTAGCCCCTTAAGACGAACTGCACACAATATACCGGCAGCACTGAAAAACAAGATCAGGGCTCCTAGGGTGATTATGGGAGCATTTAGATAGAACTCACACTCGGTGCCTACCTCTTGTTTTAGTAGACTTCCTATTACTAAGATTGGAACTCCTAACAAGAAGGTGATTACGCTTGTGCATATGTATATTTGAATGCTCTTTTTAGAGTATAGGAAGTATGCCATTGGGAACTCTGGCCTCACAGGAATACTTGTGTAACATGTGGAGTTATTGAGTTGGCTTGCTATATAAgctatttgtatattatttgtaCATAAAATATGAATCCATATTTTATATGGGTTGAATTCACTTAAAAAGGGTCACTAGGTTCAATTTAAACACatttcttgtatgagacgatctCTGTCATGAGATATGTCTTATATTTTggttaaatagcctaataaatagaaatttttagcttatacctttcttgttttgaggtcgtctcaccgtgagacagtctcatacaagacggacTGTTAAACACAAAACCTCATCATACATACACACTCATGGGGCAAGTAAAaagatttttttcatttgatttttgccTCTCCAAAGGGAAGATTGAAATTTCACTCTCTAAACTAGAGGTGtgcattcgggtgatcgggtccaTTTCGGATAGGTGTCATTCAATTCGGTTGTATTATGGATCGATTATTTTTCAGCTGTGTGTTACAaagggtcacactcgggtcgagtcggttagtcacggttcggttggagatcggttattcaagctatcgggttagcatcggttcggtgtcgggtgaagttcgtgtcgagtgtcaatcggtctcaggttgtcatcgattactaattggttcgattttgtagggtacagatcgggtccgggtttcttttttttttttaacagtaTTCGGCTACGTATTATTAATTACTACTGATCGAATCAATATctgtcattttttaattgatgacaagaatccccttacttaaagcaaaatagttaaaatacaaatcaattagtaatcattattactttgttgcctttacttgtttgaccgaaaattaaaattataatggtctatcaattttaatctaattcgattaaaagtagttaaataaacattgaccattgattatcaACTCTAAACATCTAaaatcatgtatttataaaatttaatttattaaaatatctaacactttattagattaactaataagatgattgaatgagtctatcatacttctatgttaaaaattagttcaagTTTACAGCAATTCGatctaaaattcgttcgggttacgtcggttttagccggatagaattcggtttcgagtatgattcgggtcggatatgactcgggtcggtcattctTAGATTCGATAATCTCGGTTAATGGTTATGTGTCGATTACAAAAATTGGTTACAGCTCAGGTTCAGCTTTTCCATTTTCaattgtcaaccggttcggatACAATTTCGGTTCGAGTAGTGTCGAttcgataaaccaaaaaaaggaacacattttcgggtcgatTTACTTCCGGTTTCGGTTCGGGttttcgagtcgggtcacttttgaacagctctagggATAGTGGATAGGGCGATCTATGTAGCATTCATACTTCTGGCCCAAAAAACTCTTATGTAAGGAAACGTgttactagaggtgttcattcgggtgatcgggtcggtttcgaacGGGTGTCATTTGATTCGGTTGTATTatggatcggttatttttcggctgtgtgttacaaagGGTCACAGTCGGTTAGTCGCagttcggttggagatcggttattcaagctatcgagTTAGCATCGGTTCAGTGTCGggtgaagttcgtgtcgagtgtcaatcggtctcaggttgtcatcgattaTTGAATGGTTCGATTTTGTAGGGTACAGATCGGGTCcaggtttctttttttttttttaacagtaTTCAGCTACGTAttattaattactattgatcgaatcaatatctgtcattttttaattgatggcAAGATTcgctttacttaaagcaaaatagttaaaatacaaatcaattagtaatcattattactttgttacttttacttgtttgaccggaaattaaaattataatggtctatcaattttaatctaattcgattaaaagtagttaaataaatattgaccattgattattaactctaaacatctaaaatcatgtatttataaaatttaatttattaaaatatctaacactttattagattaactaataagatgattgaatgagtctatcatacttctatgttaaaaattagttcaagtttacagcagttcgatctaaaattcgttcgggttacGTCGGTTTTAGTCGGATAGAATtaggtttcgagcatgattcgggtcggatatgactcgggtcggtcattattagatTCGATAATCTCGGTTAATGGTTATTTGTCGATTACAAAAATTGGTTACAGCTCAGGTTCAGCTTttccattttcaattttcaaccGGTTCGGATACAATTTCGGTTCGGGTagtgtcggttcgataaaccaaaaaaaggaacacatttttgGGTCGATTTACTTCCGGTTTCGGTTCGgattttcgagtcgggtcacttttgaacagctctagggATAATGGATAGGGCGATCTATGTAGCATTCACACTTCTGGCCCAAAGAACTCTTATGTGAGGAAATGTgttactagaggtgttcattcgggtgatcgggtcggttttgaACGGGTGTCATTTGATTCGGTTGTATTatggatcggttatttttcggctgtgtgttacaaagggtcacactcgggtcgagtcggttagtcacggttcgggtTGAGATCGATTATTCAAGCTATGGAGTTAacatcggttcggtgtcggttgaagttcgtgtcgagtgtcaatcggtctcaggttgtcatcgattactaattggttcggtttatTGGGGTACACATCGGgttcaggttttttttttaacagaattcggctacgtattattaattactattgatcgaatcaatatctgtcattttttaattgatggcAAGATTcgctttacttaaagcaaaattgttaaaatacaaatcaattagtaatcattattactttgttacttttacttgtttgaccggaaattaaaattataatgatCTATCAATTTatatctaattcgattaaaagta
This region includes:
- the LOC130820867 gene encoding tetraspanin-8-like, yielding MAYFLYSKKSIQIYICTSVITFLLGVPILVIGSLLKQEVGTECEFYLNAPIITLGALILFFSAAGILCAVRLKGLQLCCHGYIMFLLLTTLLGYSIFALVVSAKGGGEPLARRGYKEYRLEDYSSWLKKRVDNTKHWNQLKTCIYKSQVCSKFSDKFGDNTQHQFYSNKLSSIESGCCKPSNDCEFKYKSPTEWTKPKEDNYTNEDCNKWGNDKDVLCFNCQSCKAGLADAVKTNWKKAGIICIIFVILHMFFSFCGCLVLENPQLTV